From one Streptomyces sp. NBC_01478 genomic stretch:
- a CDS encoding FAD-dependent oxidoreductase: protein MRHRIAVVGGGPAGLTFARVLHRYGHPVTVLERDPAPDARPPGGTLDLHEKLGQLALDKAGLLEEFQALSRPEGQAMRILDTDGTVLRDWRPRPDDLAHPEIDRGQLRDLLLGPLDVRWGRGVTQVVPGGRDGVLVHFADGREETYDLVVGADGAWSRVRPAVSPVTPHYTGVTSLETSLDDVDTRHPDLARLIGDGSLAVYGANRSLVAQRNSGGHVKVYSKLRAPLDWHTDLDLADAEAVRSSLLALFDGWCAPVLDLLRRGTAFVHRPFYVLPVSHTWPHVPGVTLLGDAAHLMPPLGVGANLAMLDGAELGCPVSARSGHLGPSDLGCPENSETSGSGIVSVCSR from the coding sequence ATGAGACATCGCATCGCCGTAGTCGGAGGCGGCCCCGCCGGCCTCACCTTCGCCCGGGTCCTGCACCGCTACGGCCACCCCGTCACCGTCCTCGAACGCGATCCCGCCCCCGACGCCCGTCCCCCGGGCGGCACCCTGGACCTGCACGAGAAGCTGGGCCAACTCGCCCTGGACAAAGCGGGGTTACTCGAGGAATTCCAGGCGCTCTCCCGTCCCGAGGGACAGGCCATGCGCATCCTGGACACGGACGGGACCGTCCTCCGCGACTGGCGGCCCCGCCCGGACGACCTGGCCCATCCCGAGATCGACCGCGGCCAACTCCGTGACCTGCTGCTCGGCCCGCTCGACGTCCGGTGGGGGCGGGGTGTGACCCAGGTGGTGCCGGGGGGCCGGGACGGCGTACTCGTCCATTTCGCCGACGGGCGGGAGGAGACGTACGACCTCGTGGTCGGCGCGGACGGCGCCTGGTCCCGGGTCCGCCCGGCGGTCTCGCCGGTGACGCCCCACTACACCGGCGTCACCTCGCTCGAGACCTCCCTCGACGACGTCGACACCCGCCACCCCGACCTCGCCCGCCTGATCGGCGACGGTTCCCTGGCCGTGTACGGCGCGAACCGGAGCCTCGTCGCCCAGCGCAACAGCGGCGGCCACGTGAAGGTGTACAGCAAACTCCGTGCCCCGCTGGACTGGCACACGGACCTGGACCTGGCCGACGCCGAGGCCGTGCGATCGAGCCTGCTGGCCTTGTTCGACGGCTGGTGCGCCCCCGTCCTCGACCTCCTCCGCCGCGGCACCGCTTTCGTCCACCGCCCCTTCTACGTCCTCCCCGTGTCCCACACCTGGCCCCACGTCCCCGGGGTGACACTGCTGGGCGACGCCGCCCATCTGATGCCCCCGCTGGGGGTGGGCGCGAACCTCGCAATGCTCGACGGCGCCGAACTCGGCTGTCCTGTCTCAGCTAGGTCCGGGCATCTGGGGCCCTCTGACCTGGGGTGCCCGGAGAACTCTGAGACGTCCGGATCTGGGATCGTCTCAGTTTGCTCCCGGTAG
- a CDS encoding TetR/AcrR family transcriptional regulator has protein sequence MTVWDRPEPPTRPVPLDRERIVAAAVALADEGGLEAVSLRKVAARLNAGPMRLYGYISTKEELFDLMVDEVQAEILPEEQPGDWREALRVLAHRTRQAALRHEWLADLLGRRPALGPNGLAVAEATLAPLDGLADIDTVMRAVETVSAYFTGAIRREITNLRAEHATGLSKLDWQRASGPHLTRMLATGRFPALAKAVYDGTDVDAETSFATGLDWVLDAVATKLAPPPA, from the coding sequence ATGACTGTGTGGGACCGTCCGGAACCGCCGACCCGGCCCGTGCCGCTCGACCGCGAGCGGATCGTCGCCGCGGCCGTCGCGCTGGCCGACGAGGGCGGGTTGGAGGCGGTGTCGTTGCGCAAGGTCGCCGCCCGGCTGAACGCCGGCCCGATGCGGCTGTACGGATACATCTCCACCAAGGAGGAGCTGTTCGACCTCATGGTGGACGAGGTCCAGGCCGAGATCCTCCCCGAGGAGCAGCCCGGTGACTGGCGGGAGGCGTTGCGCGTCCTCGCCCACCGCACCCGGCAGGCCGCTCTCCGCCATGAATGGCTGGCCGACCTGCTCGGCCGCCGCCCGGCCCTGGGCCCGAACGGCCTGGCCGTGGCCGAGGCCACGCTGGCCCCCCTCGACGGCCTCGCCGACATCGACACCGTCATGCGCGCGGTGGAGACGGTCAGCGCCTACTTCACCGGCGCGATCAGGCGCGAGATCACGAACCTGCGGGCCGAGCACGCCACGGGCCTGTCCAAGCTCGACTGGCAGCGCGCCTCCGGCCCGCATCTGACGAGAATGCTGGCCACCGGCCGCTTCCCGGCACTGGCCAAGGCCGTGTACGACGGCACGGACGTGGACGCCGAGACATCCTTCGCGACCGGCCTGGACTGGGTCCTCGACGCCGTGGCCACCAAACTCGCCCCACCGCCGGCGTGA
- a CDS encoding transglutaminase-like domain-containing protein, with protein sequence MTDDALDYARPGPLTLLAPEQLWLVKELPDDPVGVCAAVRDLVIQPADATELGLPERRFAEKDIRPVQELVATLTALDPSPLRYGRPPERRVVGTCRHFATIACAFLRARGIPSRARCGFGTCFQAGRGLDHWITEYWNADERRWVRVDTEHLGHGYVDRPDDLAPGEFLTGGEAWIQYREGLIDPHRFGVVGTDHAWGPAEISGNTVRDLAALCKREMLPWDEWGRMTDAYENKTGPDYDRLIDTVAETCAEDDPTALARLFTREELLVPRHMTQPN encoded by the coding sequence ATGACCGATGACGCACTCGACTACGCCCGGCCCGGCCCCCTCACCCTCCTCGCCCCCGAGCAACTGTGGCTCGTCAAGGAGCTTCCGGACGACCCGGTCGGCGTCTGTGCCGCCGTGCGGGATCTGGTCATCCAGCCGGCCGATGCCACCGAACTCGGCCTTCCCGAGAGGCGGTTCGCGGAGAAGGACATCCGGCCGGTGCAGGAACTGGTCGCCACGCTGACCGCGTTGGACCCCAGCCCCCTGCGCTACGGCCGGCCGCCCGAGAGAAGGGTGGTGGGTACGTGCCGTCACTTCGCCACCATCGCCTGCGCGTTCCTGCGGGCGCGGGGCATCCCCTCCAGGGCCAGGTGCGGCTTCGGCACCTGCTTCCAGGCGGGACGCGGTCTCGACCACTGGATCACCGAGTACTGGAACGCCGACGAGCGGCGCTGGGTGCGCGTCGACACGGAACACCTCGGCCACGGCTACGTCGACCGCCCGGACGACCTCGCACCGGGCGAGTTCCTGACCGGCGGCGAGGCGTGGATCCAGTACCGCGAGGGTCTGATCGACCCGCACCGGTTCGGGGTGGTCGGCACCGATCACGCCTGGGGCCCCGCCGAGATCAGCGGCAACACCGTCCGCGACCTCGCCGCCCTCTGCAAACGGGAGATGCTGCCCTGGGACGAGTGGGGCCGGATGACCGACGCCTACGAGAACAAGACCGGCCCCGACTACGACCGCCTCATCGACACCGTCGCCGAGACCTGCGCCGAAGACGACCCGACGGCTCTGGCCCGCCTGTTCACCAGGGAGGAGCTGCTGGTCCCACGGCACATGACCCAACCGAACTGA
- the sigJ gene encoding RNA polymerase sigma factor SigJ encodes MAERRRLLNLGYRMLGSVQDAEDVVQETYARWYALSEEGQRAIDAPMAWLTRVASRICLDQLGSARARRERYTGEWLPEPVRHGAGWTSTGGAGADDPADRITLDESVSMGMLVLLDSMTPAERVAFVLHDVFGMPFTEIAETVGRTPAACRQLASSARRRLARHRPGSGTAEEHGRVVSAFREACETGDLDALVALLDPAVESRSDGGGKVRAALRPVVGRDKVARLFLGLMRREPEVELVEDDVNGTPGVAVRIGGTTFAVLAVGVGGGLITDLWLVVNPDKLRAWNG; translated from the coding sequence ATGGCCGAGCGTCGGCGGCTGCTCAACCTCGGTTACCGGATGCTCGGTTCGGTGCAGGACGCCGAGGACGTCGTACAGGAGACGTACGCCCGTTGGTACGCCCTGTCCGAGGAGGGGCAGCGGGCGATCGACGCGCCGATGGCGTGGCTGACCCGGGTCGCCTCGCGGATCTGCCTCGACCAGTTGGGCTCGGCGCGGGCGCGGCGGGAGCGGTACACCGGCGAGTGGCTGCCGGAGCCGGTGCGGCACGGGGCCGGGTGGACCAGTACGGGGGGTGCGGGTGCGGACGATCCGGCCGACCGGATCACCCTCGACGAGTCGGTCAGCATGGGGATGCTGGTGCTGCTCGACTCGATGACTCCCGCCGAGCGGGTCGCCTTCGTCCTGCACGACGTCTTCGGCATGCCGTTCACCGAGATCGCCGAGACGGTGGGCCGTACGCCCGCGGCCTGCCGCCAACTCGCCTCCTCCGCACGCCGGCGCCTGGCCCGGCACCGGCCCGGCAGCGGTACGGCGGAGGAACACGGGCGCGTCGTCTCCGCGTTCCGCGAGGCCTGCGAGACCGGTGACCTCGACGCGTTGGTCGCCCTTCTCGACCCCGCGGTCGAGTCGCGCAGCGACGGCGGCGGCAAGGTACGGGCGGCCCTGCGTCCGGTCGTCGGCCGCGACAAGGTGGCCCGCCTCTTCCTCGGCCTCATGCGACGGGAACCCGAGGTGGAACTCGTCGAGGACGACGTCAACGGGACGCCCGGGGTGGCGGTACGGATCGGCGGGACCACGTTCGCCGTGCTCGCGGTGGGGGTGGGGGGAGGGCTGATCACCGACCTGTGGCTGGTGGTCAATCCGGACAAACTGCGGGCGTGGAACGGGTAG